GCATTTTCGTAAGAGCCGATTATCGTTTGAATAAAATCAATTTCGATGATATATTTTACGTGGAAGCTTTGAAAGATTATGTTGTTATCAATACTTCAGATAACAGCTACACAACACATACAACCATGAAAGAAATGGTGAGAATTCTTCCACAAAAAGATTTTGTAAGAATTCACAGATCATTTATTGTAAATCTGAATAAAATTTTCTCCATCAAATACCCCGACCTGGTGATTGAAGGAAAAATGAAAGTATTGCCAATAGGTGGTCTTTACAGAAAAGAGCTTTACAGCAGATTGAATCTGATTTAAAAATCAAGAAGGATTATAAATGTTAAAGGCTGTCCTGATTTTTCAGGTCAGCCTTTTTTATCACAATAATTACCATGTATTTTAATAAAACTAAAAGGAAAATAAAGTCAACTAATTAAACAAAATAATTTGTTGATCGATAAAATGATTTATTGAATAATTATTATTAGTAATTTTACATGTTTCTTGGGTTATTGTTAAATTCATTGTTGTTATTTTTAAAAAATATTTAACCACTAATACAAAATGCTATGAAAAATAAATACCCTTTTCTATACTTCTTTATATTTGTTTTATTATCACCATTTTCGTATGGCAATTTTGAAGAAAAAAAACTTTCTGAAGTAATTGATAATGAAATACAAATAAACATTGAAAACCTACTCAGCCGGGAAACCGTTCCATATATTTATGAAAATTTTAATTCTCTTCCCAATGGTTCGGTTCCGGAAGGATGGTTTACTAATAATACTTTCAGGGTAGAGCAGGAATACGGGTTAAACAATAGTAAAAGATTTAGCAGGCTGATTACTCATGCAGGTGGATCCCCCGATAATCCTAATGGGTTCTGGCGAACATCGCAGGTACAGGGTGGGGAGAATCCTGTGCTTAGTTTTTACTACAGGGTAGTAAATGAATTTAATTATCCTGCTGACGGTACACCTCCAACAAGATTTCGAATTTTTGTAAGGGTATCAGATGATGGTGGAAATAATTTCAATACATTGGGAACAATAGCTTTAAACGGTTCAATTTTTAATCATAACATGATTACTAACGAGTACAGGAAAATTGAAATACCGTTGCCAGACTATGGAAACCAGGATATTATTGTGGAAATATTTGCTGAAAGAACAGCTAATCTGACCGCTGCCGAATGGTTTTATATTGATTTTGATGATGTAAAAATAGGTTCTTTTTATGAAGCTGATTTTACTGTAACCAATGGCACGGATCCTGT
The genomic region above belongs to Chitinophagaceae bacterium and contains:
- a CDS encoding LytTR family transcriptional regulator; amino-acid sequence: MFVRADYRLNKINFDDIFYVEALKDYVVINTSDNSYTTHTTMKEMVRILPQKDFVRIHRSFIVNLNKIFSIKYPDLVIEGKMKVLPIGGLYRKELYSRLNLI